The genomic stretch CGTCCGCCAGCCCGCCTGACCTTGAAGCCGCTCCTCTTTCCCCGCGCGCTCGCGGCAGGACTGCTCCTGCTGGGACTCGGGGGTTGCCGCCGCGAAGCCTTGCCCAACTACCCCCCCGCCTTCCACGAGTACGCCTACGTCAGCAACGGCAAGAGCGACAGCGTCAGCGTGATCGACGTGCTGCACTTCAAGCTGGTGACCAACATTCCCGTGGGGCGCGCTCCCACGGGAGTGGCCGTCAATCCGGCGAAGAACGAGGTGTACGCCGTCAACTCCGGTTCCGACAACGTCAGCGTGATCGACGCCGAGCGCAACCGGGTGACGGCGGTGATCGGCGTGCATCATCTGCCCTACTTCCTCTCCGTATCGCCGGACGGGCGCCGCGCCTACGTGGCCAACGCGGGCTCCGCCAACGTTTCCGTGCTCGACCTCGAGCAGCACAAGCTGCTGGTCACGCTGGGCGTGGGCGCCGCTCCCGGCCTGGCCCGGGTCTCGCCCGATGGGCGCACGGTGGTGGTTTCTAACCGCGGCGGCGACTCCGTCTCCCTCCTCGACGCGGACAAGCTGGCGGTGCGCGCCACCCTGCCCGCCTGCCGCCAGCCCGAGGACATCGCCATCCTCCCCGACTCCAGCAAGGCCTTCGTCTCCTGCTCCGGCTCCAACCAGGTGGCCGTCCTCGACCTGAAGTCGGACCGGCTGCTGGCCCTGCTCGACGTGGGCCAAACCCCCGTCGACCTCGCCCTCAAGCCCGACGGCGGCGAGCTCCTGGTCAGCAACTTCGCCGCCGACAGCATCTCCATCATCGAGACCGGGGCCAACGAGGTGGAGAGCAGCCACCTGGTGGGCGCCCAGCCGGTGCGCGGCCTGGTGAATGCCGGCAATTCCCTGCTCTACGTGAGCAACTTCGGCTCCGACTCGGTAGGCGTCTTCGGCATCGACAATCGCAAGCTGCTGGCCACGGTGCGCGTGGGCAGCCGCCCCGACGCCCTGGCGCTCACCGCCGACCAGGGCGCGCTGCTGGTCGCCGACTCCGCCTCCGGCGACGTGGCCGTGGTCTTCGTGGACGAGCGCAACTCCCTGTTCACCCTGTTCACCATGATCCCGGTGGGCCTCGCCCCCAACCAGATCGCCGTCAAGAGCTTCATGGCGACGCGCCCGCCCGCGCCCTGAGCCGTGCAGCGCCTTTTGTCGGCAAACAGAAGA from Terriglobales bacterium encodes the following:
- a CDS encoding cytochrome D1 domain-containing protein; translation: MPNYPPAFHEYAYVSNGKSDSVSVIDVLHFKLVTNIPVGRAPTGVAVNPAKNEVYAVNSGSDNVSVIDAERNRVTAVIGVHHLPYFLSVSPDGRRAYVANAGSANVSVLDLEQHKLLVTLGVGAAPGLARVSPDGRTVVVSNRGGDSVSLLDADKLAVRATLPACRQPEDIAILPDSSKAFVSCSGSNQVAVLDLKSDRLLALLDVGQTPVDLALKPDGGELLVSNFAADSISIIETGANEVESSHLVGAQPVRGLVNAGNSLLYVSNFGSDSVGVFGIDNRKLLATVRVGSRPDALALTADQGALLVADSASGDVAVVFVDERNSLFTLFTMIPVGLAPNQIAVKSFMATRPPAP